GCTCCTCGAAATCCCCAGCGTCTTCGTTATCGGATCTTGGCCACTGTCGATCACAATCTCAGTAGCGCGCTCCTCTGCAGAAATCTTTTCCATAACCTCCGGTGTGTTAGAGATCCATTTCCGGGCTTGCATGTTGGCAGCTCCCCATAGTGCTTTCAATTGACGGTACAACTCCACTCCTTCTTCGTCGTTCTCAACGCTGTCAATTGAATCGTTCATATAGGTGGACTTAAGGACCGTCTCAGCGGCAAGGGGATAGCGGTCTTGGTTTCTTCGAGCGTTCTCCTGTGCGACAAACTGCGACTCCATAGGAGCGGAATTCTTCCCGAAGACTACTTGGTTAAACTCGAACACGTCCGGTTCTCGGTTGGGGTCAAGGTCTCTCCACAGCAGTCGGAAGTGAGACCGGTCCTGCTCCTTAACCTCTATCTGGAgatacatttcttttatatcGCAAGCGATACCAACAGGGTTTCGACCAAAACGAACCAGGACGTTGAAAAGACCTTGCAGTAATTTTGGTCCTGCATGGATCATGTCATTCAGGGAAATTCCATTGCATTTTGCAGCACAGTCAAACACGATTCGTACTTTCGTTGTCGCTTTATCCATCCTCACGACCGGAAAATGCGGCAAATACCATACGTTATTCGGCAGTTGCTCATCTCGTGAGGGAACCTTTCGTAAGTATCCCTTTTCGACATAGGCCTGGATGGTTGCTTTATACTCTTCGGCGACGCGGTTgtctttcttcaaatttctttcgGTGCTTCGGAGGCGAGACAAGGCCATCGGCTTAGTGTCAGGGAGCTCGGGTTTGTCGTCTTTCCAAGGTACGGCGACTCGACATCTTCCATTTTCATACTCGAGAGAATCtttcactttatttaaagCCAGTCTCTCTTCTTCGGTGAGTACAAGTCTGTCTTCGTGGTCGGTGCCTGATTTTTCGATTTCCCAGAATCTCTTTAGGCTGTTGTCGACGTCGCAACAAGATCCTTTTCTTTCGTTCCATAGAGGCTCCCGTGTGAACAAGGTACGGATAACGTGGGATCGTGCTCTCACAGAATCGTTTTCTTCGGGCGCACCAATACAGCTCCAACCGAGTGGTCCGAGCCGGGCGATAGGTCCACCATTTTTCCCTCGAAGATCAACATGGGAATAGTGGAGTTCAGAGTTATCAATTCCAATCAAAAGATCGACAACTCCATCGTTTGCTGGCTTGGCAAAACTGCACTGGGTCAGGTGAGGCCATTTGTTCTGATACTCGCTGCAATTAACAACTCTGTAATTGCCGGTGACTTTCTGCGGGCACGTTTTGATGCTGATTTCTTTCGAAAACCTCCCATCGACACTTTCAATTTCGATCTTTAATGGCATCGACTGAAACGTTTCCACTGTATCATTGAGAACATGAACTTGAACTTTCTGGAAAGGTTCTTGCAGCCCCAGTACTCCAGCAACTTCTTCATTTAGGAAAGTTTCGTTGGATGCGTCGTCTAGGATGGCATTTATCTTTACTTTTCTACCGTTAGCCTTCATCCACACAGGGACGGTTCGTAACGAATAGGACTCAAACGACGTTTCGACGGCGTTTCGTCTAGCTGGTCAGGGTCACCGCGGGCGCCCCCTCCCGTGGAACGACTGGACGTCTCCAGTCGTCTGCATAGGGCAACGTGGTCATCGGTTCAGTTTCTGACAGAACTTCACTTCCATGAAGAAGGCGGtgatgatttcgagtgcaaccATCTATTCCACATTTTCGAGCCTTTGTACAGTCTTTTCCTCTGTGATCCGAGGCTAAGCAACGAAAAcacagttttctttctttagcgATCTGCCAACGGTCGTCTACCCCTTTTTCGTAGAACTGCATATAAAACCACACACCGTGATCGAATCCATGACAAAGGGAACAGGGAGGCTTCATGTTCCTTGGTTCATTTCTCGTTGCGACGGCATGAAAATTTCGCGTCCTGCTCTGTTCTTGGTACTTCAGTGCCCTCGGTGGTCTAACGTATTCGACAGGTTTCGATTCAATCCCGTTCGCCATTTCCGCCGCTTCTACTCGGAATCCAACCTCGTCTTTCAACCAGTCTCTGAAAGCTACGACTGATGTTTCTCTAGCACGCTCGTTTAACCATCGGCTGTAGTTTTCAAGCTGTCGATCAGGCAACTTCTTTACCAGCAGGCTATGAAGAGTCTCGTTTGTTAGCTCTCCGTCTCTTCCTTCCGCCTGTAACTTTACCACTGTAATTCTAACTAGGTCAGCAAACCTCTCCAGGGCGTGAATTCGTTACTTCTTATCAATGGCATCTGTTCCAGGTGATCCATGTAGGCTCGCAGAAGCCGGCGTGCACCACCACACTTCGATTTTAATATCTCTTTAGCTTCTTCGTATTCGGGAGCGGTAACTCCGAGACCGCGGATAGCCTCTAATGCATTCCCTGTTAGGCACTGTCGCAGCCttgccatttttaaatttgatggTTCGGTTGACTCGTCCACTAGACTTCTGAAGAGGACCCAGAAATCTTCAAACTTTCGCTTGTCACCATCGAACGTAGGGATCCTTAACGGCTTCAAAAATCGGTTTCGGTCGTCGTGATTGCCGTGATTCTCGTTTTCCTGATATCGTCGGGTCGGTTGCTCGTCGCTATCGGTCGTGTTCTCCCATAATGATTTGTTTATATTCACGGTTTTGGACGCGCGGACTTTAATCGCATTTTGTCCTGTTTCAATCGCTTTTTGTACTTCTTTTTCGATTGTTTCGGTCTCGTCAAAAGTTTCGTTTTTGCCAGATTCGTCTCCAATCTCGACATAGAACGCAGAAAGTTCTTCTAAAATCTCCTGTGCATTTTCCAAGGCTGTCCACAACTGTTCAATCACACTTTCGATAACCATTACTTCGGAATCCTTTACGCAAAGTCTTTCCAGCTCATGTCGCAGTTTCGTGACTTTGGTTTTGGCGGTACGTTTTCGGCTCTTTATCTGTATTAACAGAACGTCTATTTCCTTCCGTTTGtcgactccactcagtccagAATCTTCGTTTCTCTCCGTAAGTTCGGTAACATCGGCACTATCGGTATCGGAAGCCATAACGCCAAACTCAAAAttcaaacttcaaaacaaacaccAGCTCATACCTTTCAGTCCCTTCGTGGTCGCCAAAAAATGTTCGGAAGCAATCACGGGCAGCTCTTCGAAAACCAAACTCGTTTAATCGgtcaagcaaaaacaaacccCCAAACGGTAACGTGGCTAGAAAAACTTACAGCTTACACAAAATCCTCCAAGAAAAGACTTCtccaaaaaaaagttcagtCGCACACGTCATAATCGCACGCTTCACTTTGCTTACgcaatgacaaatttaaaaatatatcttagCTCTTGCGCGCGCTCTCTCTCGCGCGCAACACGCGGTCAGTTACTGTCTTCTTAACACCCTAAATAAATGAAACCAGCTGATCTGGACGgacacattttgcaaaaaatggaCAAAGACTTCAGGGctgcttgaaaataaattaaatgtttaAGCTGTGGTACACTGTTTGTCACATACTGATGACGTGTCTCGAGTtattaagagaaaaaatatatagagaatgacaagaacaacaacatctttatttcttgCATGAATTACTCCATCATTTACAGGTCGACAGGCCTGCAGCTAGCTATTGCTTATCTTGGCAGACctgtttattattttagtttacATAAAATTTCCATTAACTATTTTTTCCCCTCATTAcatgtgtttatttattaGTGAAAATAGTAAATGGGAAAGCTGGGTCATGAAGGTCAAACTCCTTGCTGGGTACCATTGAGTGTTTGTCGTTGTTTCTGTGTTCCAAGCCAAAATCGAATGATGACGTCTTTAGAACTGGTTTGTATATTTTTCTAGAGTTGCAGTATGAATTTGTTGAATAATGACAATATTAACTTAGTTCATGCTTATGACGATTCAGTCCGGCAACGTTATAATAAAGTGACTGTCCTTGAGCACAAAGTTTTGCGCGTATTCTCGGAGTCAAATATGTCAGTCCGCTGTAGTAAGATTAGgctttcctttaatttttgttggcGTGAATAGAGGGGTTGGGTTGAAGTTTAATTCTTCCCGGTGATGCAAGGCCAAGTTCAGTGCTGAATTTCACTGTCTTTGCGTTTACAACACTTCTGTTTTGCGCTAGTTTAGACTCCAACAAGCCAGAGAGGAGGGCAAGAACGGATGATTGCATTTCTGAGTCATGTTTTTATTCAAGGTAAATTACTTTACGTTGAAAATTAGCTGAATTTGCAGTATCAGTGGAAAACCATTTATCTTTCTGTGGAAATGTAAGGCAAATATTTGGCCCTTGTCACTTGAAAGCAAAGTTGTCGACCTGTTAAGGAAATTTAAAGTGAAGGAGAATTAGAAGGCCGTTTGAAAAGGAAGGCAAAACCGTTTGGGAGTCTCGGGCCTTGGTCGAAGACCTTTGAAAGTTACTTGAAACGACGgcagaaaaaaatgctgaaaaacgAAGTAAACCCCAGTTCTATTGTTCCCTATTGTGAATGCATAAGTCGTGACTTATTAATGAGTTAACGCTTCGTATTAATAAGACACGTATCTTTGTAAACATCGAGACGCTTGTAATATTTTACCGCTGTTTTATGACGATTcaagcaacaacaataattttgagaacacaaatttttgttttccggtttttttattgcaatctGTTTTGTTCAGGCTATTTTTGCGCATATTCCCAGAGTTGAAATCTTCTCTCCTTGTGCATACAGAATTAGGTTTccttgttattgttttgaatgGATAGTTTTGTTGCGTGATTACAGAGATGTTTCTAATTCGAAATGGGTTgatgtttgtttctttctttccagtaATTCAATGGTTAAGTGTATTCTCCTTCATGTTTCAACCTTGCGCTTATAacgctgttttgttttgccctAATTTAGTCTTCCACAAGTCAGGGAGGAGGACACGAATGTATTATTGCATTTCTAGCTCATCTTCCATTCAAGGTAAATCTCAGTTATCAAACGTTAGAAATTCGTTGAATTACTGGTTTCAATGGGAAAAACTTCTCTGGTTGCCTAGAAGCaaatcaattaatttaataTCACGACAAGGAGAAGTGAAGAAAAAGCAAATGCGTTTGGCAGTCTCGGGGCTTGATCGAAGACCTTTGAAAGTTACTTGAAACGACGgcagaaaaaaatgctgaaaaacgAATTAAAACGACACCTttctggagaaaaaaaaactacttaaaaaaaggaggactaaaaaaaaaaattcaaaacgcCGTCTGCGGGGCTGGAACATGAGCCCCTGTGTAGCCACATATTAACACACAACGGCGAATAAAGCCGCCGTCTATTGCATTAAGCTTAACCACTAGGCTATGGTAGCCACACAAGAAAATGTGGACAAATTCAAGCCGAGATGGGTTTGGACTGCTATTGTTCTCTATTGTAAATGGATAAGTCATGACTTATTAATGAGCCTGTCTGCACTCATGCGTTTCCTCCAACGATACTGATCTCTGTCCTGCTAGTATTACAACTGAacaaatgttttgtttaaacTATTCGTGATGTACTccgtttttcttgatttcctTTAGATTCTTGTCAAGCCAACGAGGAAGTCAAGATTGGAAACTGCGAAAGGGACTCAATGAAAGGGTTCTTTAGGCGTTTATTTCAAAGTGTCAACCAAACGTTCGCCTAGTTTGTGAGtgaaaaaaacactgaatgtCACCGTGTGGGAAGAAGGCAAACTTCgatgttttgtttcatcaTATCAAGACTTGTATCGCGTAGTAATTTTCGATCTTTATTGTTTCAGTCATTCAAAAGTGCACTCGTCaagttttttcagttttaagaGTTTGTAAATAGTGTCGTGCAACAACTTCTGCTGTAAGATAGTGGTTATTAAATACTTGTGAACTTCCCTCTTGTATTTTCCTCAGGCCCTAGTTGCTCAAAACATGGTTCGTGCTAACCGTTGATTACGAAGTATCAAAACCAACACGTTTCCATGTTAGTGAACACTGGTTtgcgatttttaaaatggtcccatttctcgagtatttagtgttctttggagcggttttttgcacagaacaactcgaaatgatttgtagaatggattttgacatgttttttgcaattttaatttttaacctaaagtgaggattttgcatgggctatagcctttgcatgatggctgattttcaaaatggtcctatttctcgaatgtttagtgtttttttggagcggtttattcacagaacaactctaaatgatttgtagataagattttgacatgtttttttgaatttcaatttttaacgaaaagtgaggattttgcatgggctatagcctttgcatgatggctgattttaaaaatggtccgatttctcgaatatttagtgtttttttgagcggttttttgcacagaacaactctaaatcatttgtagaatggattttgacatgttttttttaatattaatttttgacccaaagtgaggatttttcacgggctatagcctttgcatgatggccgattttcaaaatggtcccatttctcgaatatttagggttttttggagcggtttttttgcacagaacaactctaaatcatttgtagaatggattttgacatgttttttggaattctaatttttaacccaaagcgaggattttgcatgggttatagcctttgcatgatggccgatttttaaaatggtcccatttctcgaatatttagtgttttttggagcggttttttccacagaacaactctaaatgatttttagaatggagtttgacattttttttggaattttaatttttaacccaaagcgaggattttgcatgggctatagcctttgcatcatggtcgattttaaaaatggtccCATTTCTCCAAtagttagtgttttttggagcggttttttgcacagatcaactctaaatgatttgtagaatggattttgacatgttttttttttattttaatttttgaccccaagtaagcattttgcatgggctatagcctttgcatgatggccgattttcaaaatggtcccatttctcgaatatttagtgtttttttggagcggttttttgaccagaacaactctaaatgatttgtagaatggattttgacatattttttggaattctaatttttaagccaaagcgaggattttgcatgggctatagcctttgcatgatggccgatttttaaaatggtcccatttctcgaatatttagtgttttttggagcggttttttgcacaaaacaactctaaatgatttgtagaatggattttgacatgttttttggaatttcaatttttaacccaaagcgaggattttgcatgggttatagcctttgcatgatggctgatttttaaaatggtcccatttctcgaatatttactgttttttggagcgggtttttgcacagatcaactctaaatgatttttagaatggagtttgac
The DNA window shown above is from Acropora palmata chromosome 7, jaAcrPala1.3, whole genome shotgun sequence and carries:
- the LOC141886299 gene encoding uncharacterized protein LOC141886299 isoform X2, which produces MIAFLSHVFIQVFHKSGRRTRMYYCISSSSSIQDSCQANEEVKIGNCERDSMKGFFRRLFQSVNQTFA
- the LOC141886299 gene encoding uncharacterized protein LOC141886299 isoform X1 translates to MGKLGHEGQTPCWVPLSVCRCFCVPSQNRMMTSLELTPTSQRGGQERMIAFLSHVFIQVFHKSGRRTRMYYCISSSSSIQDSCQANEEVKIGNCERDSMKGFFRRLFQSVNQTFA